Proteins from a genomic interval of Mytilus trossulus isolate FHL-02 unplaced genomic scaffold, PNRI_Mtr1.1.1.hap1 h1tg000210l__unscaffolded, whole genome shotgun sequence:
- the LOC134700933 gene encoding thyrotropin-releasing hormone receptor-like encodes MDDRDNYIRDFLNDFIKDIKINQSKYLSCGNGSNITCDDQWTNNHISGQGSIGSDVFTYVTPVIFAVGITGNTISLLVFLTKNMRKLSASVYLAALSTADLMALIFYVLVEWIRKGIPIGSGQVTAPFLESNGVCQIILFMSYSFRFLSAWLVACFTLERYVGVCHPLKRKDVCNLRSSKRIVAFAVITSFVIASFRPWLSEVRYVGPNDVPSCTRRLEHTYLSFVYDCIFGVCITFLPFLIITILNTLIIRKLIIRNKRHRQVKIITEESIIRLEFTVILITISFCFIAFNTPYAIIWFKHFLQMSSMRMEDSVFVPTNQNLLNFTKTIFFMNYCINFFLYSITGAYFRKELKMLFTYRSKVYQSYHKCSLPNSTATTPQSWIP; translated from the coding sequence aTAAACCAATCCAAATATTTATCATGTGGAAATGGGTCAAACATAACATGTGATGACCAGTGGACAAATAATCACATCTCAGGCCAGGGGTCAATTGGATCAGATGTATTCACATATGTCACCCCTGTGATATTTGCTGTAGGAATAACCGGGAATACAATTTCCTTATTAGTGTTTCTAACTAAAAACATGAGGAAGTTATCTGCAAGTGTATATCTTGCAGCACTATCAACAGCTGATCTCATGGCATTGATATTCTATGTCCTCGTTGAGTGGATTAGAAAAGGGATACCAATCGGTTCCGGACAGGTAACAGCTCCTTTTTTGGAAAGTAATGGAGTATGTCAGATAATTCTGTTCATGTCGTATTCTTTCCGTTTCCTTTCAGCTTGGCTTGTTGCATGTTTCACATTAGAACGATATGTCGGAGTTTGTCACCCGTTGAAACGCAAAGACGTCTGTAACCTCCGTTCCTCAAAAAGAATAGTTGCCTTTGCAGTTATAACCTCATTTGTGATAGCTTCATTCCGACCATGGCTAAGTGAAGTGCGATATGTTGGTCCAAATGATGTCCCATCATGCACCAGACGATTGGAGCACACGTACCTGTCATTTGTCTATGACTGTATTTTTGGAGTGTGTATCACATTTCTGCCATTTCTAATTATAACAATACTAAATACATTGATCATTCGGAAGTTAATAATTCGGAACAAAAGACACCGACAAGTCAAAATTATAACAGAGGAAAGTATAATTCGATTAGAATTTACCgttattttgataactatatcattttgtttcatCGCTTTCAACACGCCATATGCCATTATATGGTTCAAACATTTTCTACAGATGAGTTCGATGAGAATGGAGGATAGTGTATTCGTACCAACAAATCAAAACTTGTTGAATTttacaaagacaatattttttatgaattattgcATTAACTTTTTCCTGTACAGTATTACAGGTGCATACTTCCGGAAAGAACtcaaaatgttatttacatatAGAAGTAAAGTTTATCAAAGTTATCACAAATGCTCCCTCCCTAACTCTACAGCAACAACTCCGCAATCGTGGATTCCTTAA